A stretch of DNA from Candidatus Methylarchaceae archaeon HK02M2:
CTCCCGGTTTAGCTTCTTCAAGAGTAGGCGTTACTATACTCCTACTAAGTCTTGAAGGAGTCGATCTTTTTCCTAATTCTAAATCACCAAATCTTTGTACAATAACAGATCCAACTAGTAAATTTGCTAGTTTGGCAATATATTTCCCATATGCTATTGGCTCTTTAAAAGGCTCTGTAAAAGAAGTACTTACTAAAATCGCAAAATTTGTATTATCAGTCTTTTTTTGAGCGTAACTATGACCATTTACAGATATCATGTCATCTTGGTATTCCGTTACAACTGAACCGTTAGGACACATACAAAATGTTCTAACCCTATCATCAAAATATTTAGAATAATAAACAAATTTTGATTCATATAATGTATCAGTAAGACAACTCATAACCGCTGCTGGTACCTCCACTCTCACGCCTATATCGACAAAGTTGCTGGTAATTTTTAGACCAAGTCTGTTAGCTTCATATTTAAGCCATTCAGCTCCACTTCTACCAGGTGAAGTTATAACGTACTTGGACAAAATTTTTTCACCGTCGCTAATCTCAATCCCTCGTGCGTGATTTCCTTTTGTGAGAATTCTAGTGACGTTTTTTTCCATATTAATGGAAATTTTTCCATCGATAGATTTTCTCATTTTTTTAAGAATTTCGGGACATAAATCAGTCCCAAGATGTCTGACTTTGCTGGGGATTAGTTTAAGATCTGCATGTGTAGCTTTTCTTGAGATTTCTGAAATTGCATCTTCATCATCTCCATATATTAACTTCGGAGCTCCGAATTTTAAATATGTTTTATCC
This window harbors:
- a CDS encoding NAD(P)/FAD-dependent oxidoreductase — translated: LLALDKRHIMDDKTDYDVIIIGAGPAGIFSALELCDKTDLKVAIFDKGRDIFKRNRSPSTILSGWGGSGAFSDGKLNFSTETGGWLKDYVEETKLHELIEEVDKTYLKFGAPKLIYGDDEDAISEISRKATHADLKLIPSKVRHLGTDLCPEILKKMRKSIDGKISINMEKNVTRILTKGNHARGIEISDGEKILSKYVITSPGRSGAEWLKYEANRLGLKITSNFVDIGVRVEVPAAVMSCLTDTLYESKFVYYSKYFDDRVRTFCMCPNGSVVTEYQDDMISVNGHSYAQKKTDNTNFAILVSTSFTEPFKEPIAYGKYIAKLANLLVGSVIVQRFGDLELGKRSTPSRLSRSIVTPTLEEAKPGDLSFALPWRYLGDIKEMLHALDKITPGVYSRHTLLYGIEVKFYSSRLELSNVLETKIKNLFTAGDGAGISRGLVQSSTSGIIVAREIIKREKRL